In a genomic window of Suricata suricatta isolate VVHF042 chromosome 12, meerkat_22Aug2017_6uvM2_HiC, whole genome shotgun sequence:
- the LOC115273492 gene encoding olfactory receptor 7C1-like translates to MEQRNQTSVLEFLLLGFSQDSEDKPILFGLFLSMYLVTVLGNVLIILAVGSDSHLHTPMYFFLSNLSFADICFTSTTIPKMLVNIQTQSKSITYAGCIAQMYFFXXXGGMDTFLLTVMAYDRFVAICHPLHYPVIMNPCVCGLLVLVSLFISLSYSLIQSLLMLRLSFCTNWVIPHFYCELAQALMLACSDTSVNHILQYMLIGLLGIVPFSGILFSYSRIASSILRIPSATGKYKTFSTCVSHLSVVSLFYGTGLGVYLSSDASSWRRMIASVMYTVVTPMLNPFIYSLRNRDIKRALQKVLRRTLYVQGWEH, encoded by the exons ATGgaacaaagaaaccaaacaagTGTTTTAGAATTTTTACTCCTGGGATTTTCCCAAGACTCAGAGGATAAACCCATTCTATTTGGGCTGTTCCTGTCTATGTACCTGGTCACTGTGCTGGGAAACGTGCTCATCATCCTGGCCGTCGGGTCTGACTCCCACCTCCACactcccatgtatttcttcctctccaACTTGTCCTTTGCAGACATCTgtttcacctccaccaccatccctAAGATGCTGGTGAACATCCAAACACAGAGCAAATCTATCACCTATGCCGGCTGCATTGCccagatgtattttttt NNNNNNNNNGGGGGCATGGACACGTTTCTCCTCactgtgatggcctatgaccggttTGTAGCCATCTGTCACCCCTTGCACTACCCAGTCATCATGAACCCATGTGTCTGTGGCCTCCTGGTTCTTGTGTCCTTGTTCATCAGCTTGTCATACTCCCTGATCCAGAGTCTCTTGATGTTGCGGCTGTCCTTCTGCACCAACTGGGTAATTCCACACTTTTACTGTGAACTTGCTCAGGCCCTCATGCTTGCCTGCTCAGACACATCGGTCAATCATATCCTGCAATACATGCTGATTGGCCTACTTGGCATTGTTCCCTTCTCAGGGATCCTTTTCTCTTATAGCCGAATTGCCTCCTCAATCCTGAGAATCCCATCAGCCACTGGGAAGTATAAGACATTTTCTACCTGTGTATCTCACCTGTCTGTGGTTTCTTTATTCTATGGGACAGGGCTTGGTGTGTACCTCAGTTCTGATGCATCTTCTTGGAGGAGAATGATCGCCTCAGTGATGTACACCGTGGTCACCCCAATGCTGAatcccttcatctacagcctacGGAACAGGGACATCAAGAGGGCATTACAAAAAGTTCTCAGGAGAACACTTTATGTTCAGGGATGGGAACACTAG